One genomic segment of Fusobacterium sp. DD2 includes these proteins:
- a CDS encoding SIMPL domain-containing protein: protein MERRIRVTGTGNISITPDVVSLKITQRNSFREYHEAIKTSAQDKVALNSILSELKFKEEDLKTVSFDVDKEYEYYTDYNGDSKKRFVGYKYTHHMKLEFPLDNDLLGRTLYAIARCPGKPDFSIEYTTSDPEGAKNRVLQKAIEDSKCKAELMAKAAGVILGDVITIDYSWGEINFVSRPIRDLCLSDSKAMRTFESPSINMTPDDIEAEDTVTIIWEIK from the coding sequence ATGGAAAGACGAATCAGAGTAACTGGAACAGGAAACATATCTATTACCCCAGATGTGGTTTCATTAAAAATCACTCAAAGGAACTCTTTTAGAGAGTATCATGAGGCTATTAAAACATCTGCTCAGGATAAAGTAGCTCTTAACTCTATCTTAAGTGAATTAAAATTTAAAGAGGAAGATCTTAAGACTGTATCTTTTGATGTAGATAAAGAGTATGAGTATTACACAGATTATAATGGAGATTCTAAAAAAAGATTTGTTGGTTATAAATATACCCACCATATGAAACTTGAATTTCCTCTTGATAATGATCTTCTTGGACGCACGCTTTACGCTATAGCACGTTGTCCAGGTAAACCAGATTTTTCAATTGAATATACAACATCTGATCCTGAGGGAGCTAAAAACAGAGTACTTCAAAAAGCTATTGAAGACTCTAAATGCAAAGCTGAACTTATGGCCAAGGCTGCTGGAGTAATCCTTGGAGATGTTATTACTATTGACTATTCATGGGGAGAAATCAACTTTGTATCAAGACCTATACGTGATCTGTGTCTTTCTGATTCAAAGGCAATGAGAACCTTTGAAAGCCCTTCTATAAATATGACACCAGATGATATTGAGGCAGAAGATACTGTAACTATAATCTGGGAAATAAAATAA
- a CDS encoding type I restriction-modification system subunit M, with protein MNKQELANKIWESANKMRSKIEANEYKDYILGFIFYKFLSDKEVSFMESQGSSKEEMKEYLVDTDPETVEWIQSKIGYFISYDNLFSTWLDMGKDFNVANVTDALSAFNRLIAKDYSKVFSGIFNTLETGLAKLGETAGKQTKAISDLIQLIKDIPMDGKQDYDVLGFIYEYLISMFAANAGKKAGEFYTPHEVSLLMSEIVAEHLKDRKTIQIFDPTSGSGSLLINIGRSIAKHMDDADNIKYYAQELKQNTYNLTRMNLVMRGILPANIITRNADTLEDDWPYFDENDPVGTYEPLYVDAVVSNPPYSQPWDPEGKENDPRYSRFGIAPKGKADYAFLLHDLYHIKPDGLMTIVLPHGVLFRGGEEGTIRKNLIENNHIDAIIGLPANIFFGTGIPTIVMVLKQKRENTDILIIDASKGFIKEGKQNKLRASDIRRITDAVKYRLDVDKFSRKVSRDEIRENDYNLNIPRYVDSSEKPESYDIYSSMFGGIPKNEIAELNNYWEAFPDLKKALFTEDGEDHVTVKEKDIEEIVKNHISVTNFQKHFENAFNGFASLMEQNLIKNMEDVNVMKEQNILAKEIFKRLEDIPLVDKYEAFQMLDDKWTEIEKDFEILKSEGKSVTTKVIPNIVIKKKSGKDVEVQDGWTSPIIPFELVQSTLLKDEKEKLQDKEDMLNQVISEQQEIFDSFSEEDKEELNEELNADNTAFLAGNLNKKVNELLKEHKLSFYTEESIEYRVITTKKLSDKEKRLKKEISDGADKLHILTKETIENLNEEQIDMLLNKKWIEPVLNGLREIPNTIVENFIKKIQAMEEKYATTFADIEKEIRETEKELIGFIDELTGSDADMKGLMELKLLLGGE; from the coding sequence ATGAACAAACAGGAATTAGCAAATAAAATATGGGAATCAGCAAATAAAATGCGTTCTAAGATTGAAGCTAACGAGTATAAAGACTATATTTTAGGCTTTATATTCTATAAATTTCTATCTGATAAAGAGGTCTCTTTTATGGAAAGCCAGGGGTCTTCTAAAGAGGAAATGAAGGAGTATCTGGTAGATACAGATCCTGAAACTGTAGAGTGGATTCAATCAAAAATTGGATATTTTATCTCTTATGACAATCTTTTCTCAACATGGCTTGATATGGGAAAAGACTTTAACGTAGCCAATGTAACAGATGCACTATCAGCATTTAACCGTCTTATTGCAAAGGACTATTCTAAAGTATTCTCTGGAATATTTAACACTTTGGAAACTGGACTTGCAAAACTTGGAGAGACTGCAGGTAAACAGACTAAAGCAATAAGCGATCTTATTCAACTTATTAAAGATATTCCAATGGATGGAAAACAGGACTATGATGTTCTTGGATTTATATATGAATATTTAATTTCTATGTTCGCTGCTAATGCAGGTAAAAAAGCTGGAGAGTTCTATACTCCTCATGAAGTATCTCTTTTAATGAGTGAAATAGTAGCTGAACATTTAAAAGATAGAAAAACAATCCAGATATTTGACCCTACTTCAGGAAGTGGAAGTTTGCTGATTAATATTGGTAGGTCAATTGCAAAACATATGGACGATGCAGATAACATCAAATACTATGCACAGGAACTTAAACAAAATACATACAACCTTACAAGAATGAATCTGGTAATGCGTGGAATACTCCCTGCTAATATAATTACCAGAAACGCAGATACCTTAGAAGACGACTGGCCTTACTTTGATGAAAATGATCCAGTAGGAACATATGAACCTCTATATGTAGATGCTGTTGTATCAAATCCGCCATATTCACAACCTTGGGATCCAGAAGGAAAAGAAAATGATCCAAGATACAGTAGATTTGGAATTGCACCAAAAGGAAAAGCTGACTATGCCTTCCTTCTTCATGATCTATACCACATAAAACCAGATGGACTTATGACAATAGTTTTACCTCACGGGGTTTTGTTCAGAGGTGGAGAAGAGGGAACTATACGTAAAAACCTCATTGAAAATAACCACATCGATGCAATTATAGGTCTTCCTGCAAATATATTCTTTGGAACAGGTATACCTACTATTGTAATGGTACTAAAACAAAAAAGAGAGAACACAGATATATTGATTATTGATGCTTCTAAAGGATTTATCAAAGAAGGAAAACAAAATAAACTTCGTGCATCTGATATAAGACGAATAACAGATGCAGTGAAATATAGACTGGATGTGGATAAATTCAGTAGAAAAGTTTCAAGAGATGAGATAAGAGAAAATGACTATAACCTTAATATACCAAGATATGTAGATTCTTCAGAAAAACCTGAAAGTTATGATATCTACTCATCTATGTTTGGTGGAATTCCTAAAAATGAGATAGCTGAACTTAATAACTATTGGGAAGCTTTTCCAGACCTTAAAAAGGCTCTTTTTACTGAAGATGGAGAAGATCACGTTACAGTAAAAGAAAAAGATATAGAGGAGATTGTTAAAAACCATATATCAGTTACTAATTTCCAAAAACATTTTGAAAATGCCTTTAATGGATTTGCTTCTTTAATGGAACAGAATTTAATTAAAAACATGGAAGATGTAAATGTAATGAAGGAACAAAATATTCTTGCAAAAGAGATATTTAAAAGACTTGAAGATATTCCTTTAGTTGATAAATATGAGGCATTCCAAATGCTTGATGATAAATGGACTGAGATAGAAAAAGACTTTGAAATCCTTAAAAGTGAAGGAAAAAGCGTTACTACAAAAGTCATACCTAATATTGTAATAAAGAAAAAAAGCGGAAAAGATGTAGAAGTTCAAGATGGATGGACATCTCCTATTATTCCTTTTGAACTAGTACAGTCAACTCTTTTAAAAGATGAAAAAGAAAAACTTCAAGATAAAGAGGATATGCTAAATCAGGTAATAAGTGAACAACAGGAAATATTTGATTCATTCTCTGAAGAGGATAAAGAGGAACTAAATGAGGAATTGAATGCCGATAATACAGCCTTTTTAGCTGGAAATCTTAATAAAAAAGTTAATGAACTTTTAAAAGAACACAAATTAAGCTTTTACACTGAAGAAAGTATTGAATATAGGGTTATAACTACTAAAAAACTTTCTGACAAAGAAAAGAGATTGAAAAAAGAGATAAGTGATGGAGCTGACAAACTTCATATCCTTACTAAAGAAACAATTGAAAATCTTAATGAAGAACAAATAGATATGCTGCTTAATAAGAAATGGATTGAGCCTGTTTTAAATGGACTTCGTGAAATTCCTAACACTATTGTAGAGAATTTCATTAAAAAGATTCAGGCTATGGAAGAAAAATATGCTACAACATTTGCTGACATTGAAAAAGAGATACGTGAAACAGAAAAAGAACTTATCGGATTTATTGATGAATTAACTGGTTCAGATGCCGATATGAAGGGGCTTATGGAGCTTAAGCTGTTGCTGGGAGGTGAATAG
- a CDS encoding N-glycosylase/DNA lyase, with the protein MEKNKYFYEIEKIYKEKQGDLEKRLQEFKDTWNNGSNKDIHVELSFCILTPQSKALNAWKAITTLRDNGLLFTGTAEEITKYLNIVRFKNNKAKYLVELRNQMTDENGEIVTKDFFSQFKTVEEARHWIVKNIKGMAYKEAGHFLRNVGFGERIAILDRHILKNLVRLGVIDEVPKTLSPKIYLGIEDRLKRYCDFVGIPMDSFDLLLWYIEAGEIFK; encoded by the coding sequence ATGGAAAAGAATAAATATTTTTATGAGATAGAAAAGATATATAAAGAAAAGCAAGGGGATTTAGAAAAAAGACTTCAGGAATTTAAAGACACTTGGAATAACGGAAGTAACAAAGATATCCACGTAGAACTATCTTTTTGTATCCTAACTCCACAGTCTAAAGCTTTAAATGCCTGGAAAGCAATTACTACATTGAGAGATAATGGACTTCTTTTCACTGGTACTGCTGAAGAAATAACTAAATATCTCAACATTGTAAGATTTAAAAATAACAAGGCTAAATATCTTGTTGAATTGAGAAATCAGATGACTGATGAAAATGGAGAAATAGTTACTAAAGACTTTTTCTCACAATTTAAAACTGTAGAAGAGGCAAGACACTGGATAGTAAAAAATATCAAAGGAATGGCCTATAAAGAGGCTGGACATTTCCTTAGAAACGTAGGATTTGGTGAAAGAATAGCTATTCTTGATAGACATATCCTTAAAAATCTGGTGAGACTTGGAGTAATCGATGAAGTGCCTAAGACTTTATCTCCAAAAATCTATCTTGGAATAGAGGATAGACTAAAGAGATACTGTGACTTTGTTGGAATTCCAATGGACAGTTTTGATTTACTTCTATGGTATATAGAAGCTGGAGAAATTTTCAAATAG
- a CDS encoding HAMP domain-containing sensor histidine kinase — translation MKIRVKIFLVMLSVVVIMVGGFAITNTVYLEKFYITNKKDKLIQMGNAILDPNYIVDFRNLEMQNNAEIVIKKLDQLDKYYFRRQMSIDEITQIKRLFKQGTPTFKIVNFKDYRGKALVLFMPYKSNRYIEILTPLSLIQEGLDVSVQYHIQIIMLALILGLAIAFVFSKAMVAPILELKEITQKIAKLDFSRKFEGDRVDEIGELGEAINKMGATLEKNIDDINKANSKLMEDIEKEKKLDQLRKEFIAYVSHELKTPIAIIQGYAQGLMENVATEEDKNFYCEVIVDEAYKMDALVKELLLMSKIESGYFKMENTLIDAYPLIKDIIDKYSTSDSEIVYKGDNVVPVIGDEKYLDRVLDNLIGNAVKYSTDDKVVTVTVEDNGDKYKFIISNHSKNLTENDLKNIWTPFIRLDSSIGKEGHGLGLAIVAGILDKHNSKHGVYISEEHTVNFWFELDKAKEDTELEEENEEQAIEDAEEITEIDDSTEEKNGKE, via the coding sequence ATGAAAATTAGAGTAAAGATATTTCTCGTTATGTTATCAGTTGTTGTAATTATGGTTGGTGGTTTTGCAATCACTAACACTGTTTATTTGGAAAAATTCTATATCACCAATAAAAAAGACAAACTTATTCAAATGGGAAATGCTATTCTAGATCCAAACTACATTGTGGATTTTAGAAATCTCGAAATGCAAAACAATGCCGAAATTGTTATAAAAAAATTAGATCAATTAGACAAATATTACTTTAGAAGACAGATGTCCATTGATGAAATCACACAGATAAAAAGACTTTTTAAACAGGGAACACCTACATTCAAGATAGTAAACTTCAAAGACTATAGAGGTAAAGCTCTGGTGCTTTTCATGCCATATAAGAGCAATAGATATATTGAAATCTTAACTCCACTTAGTCTTATTCAGGAAGGACTTGATGTCTCTGTTCAGTATCATATACAGATAATTATGCTAGCTCTGATTTTAGGTCTGGCTATTGCTTTTGTCTTCTCAAAAGCTATGGTTGCACCTATTCTTGAATTGAAAGAAATCACACAAAAAATTGCAAAACTTGATTTCAGCAGAAAATTTGAGGGAGACAGAGTAGACGAAATTGGTGAGCTTGGAGAAGCCATAAATAAGATGGGAGCCACTCTTGAAAAAAATATCGACGATATAAATAAGGCAAATTCAAAACTTATGGAAGATATTGAAAAAGAGAAGAAGCTTGATCAGTTAAGAAAAGAATTTATAGCTTATGTAAGCCATGAACTTAAGACACCTATTGCTATCATTCAAGGATATGCACAAGGACTTATGGAAAATGTTGCAACTGAAGAGGATAAAAACTTTTACTGTGAGGTTATAGTTGATGAGGCATATAAGATGGATGCCCTTGTAAAAGAGCTACTTCTTATGTCAAAAATAGAATCTGGATATTTTAAAATGGAAAATACACTTATTGATGCTTATCCACTTATTAAGGATATCATTGATAAATATTCCACTTCAGATTCTGAAATTGTCTATAAAGGTGATAATGTAGTCCCTGTTATAGGTGATGAAAAATACCTTGACAGAGTTTTAGATAACCTTATTGGAAATGCTGTTAAATACAGTACTGACGATAAGGTAGTCACTGTTACTGTTGAAGATAATGGTGACAAATATAAATTTATAATTAGTAATCACAGCAAAAATCTTACTGAAAACGATCTTAAAAATATCTGGACACCATTTATAAGACTTGACAGCTCTATTGGGAAAGAGGGACATGGTCTTGGACTTGCTATAGTTGCAGGTATTCTTGACAAACATAACAGTAAACATGGAGTATATATCTCAGAAGAGCATACTGTAAACTTCTGGTTTGAACTTGATAAAGCTAAAGAGGATACAGAGCTTGAAGAAGAAAATGAAGAGCAGGCAATAGAGGATGCAGAGGAAATTACTGAGATAGATGACTCTACAGAGGAGAAAAATGGAAAAGAATAA
- a CDS encoding metal-sensing transcriptional repressor, producing MEQPEFRKNLISRVNRIDGQIRGIERMIHNNEKCDDILNQISSVKSALNGIAKVVLEMHLRNCVVHDIKAGMEDEAIAELIVTLNNFIHKSGRPLKDNNENIIRKIEKQINNIRVCIDKQECCSSILKVVASIKVELNAMAKVLLEEHVKSSLAADIKKGPEKKIIDDFLYTINKMMK from the coding sequence ATGGAACAGCCTGAATTCAGAAAAAACCTCATATCGAGGGTTAATCGAATCGACGGACAAATAAGAGGAATTGAAAGGATGATTCACAACAATGAAAAATGTGATGATATCCTTAATCAGATTTCTTCAGTTAAATCTGCTTTAAATGGTATTGCTAAAGTTGTTCTTGAAATGCACTTGAGAAACTGTGTTGTTCACGACATAAAAGCAGGGATGGAAGATGAAGCAATAGCTGAACTCATTGTAACTTTAAATAATTTCATTCATAAATCTGGACGGCCACTTAAAGATAATAATGAAAATATTATAAGGAAGATAGAAAAGCAGATAAATAACATAAGGGTCTGTATAGATAAACAAGAGTGTTGCAGCAGTATACTCAAAGTAGTAGCATCTATAAAGGTTGAACTGAATGCCATGGCCAAAGTTTTACTTGAGGAACATGTCAAAAGTTCTCTAGCTGCAGACATAAAAAAAGGGCCAGAGAAGAAAATAATAGATGATTTCTTATACACAATTAACAAAATGATGAAATAA
- a CDS encoding heavy metal translocating P-type ATPase encodes MKKEFQLGGVSCQVCVNKIEKKLAKKPGVASAVVNFSNEHLNIDYDENQISDKEIIETVEKLGYDISEIKDLKEVELDIEGISCQTCVNRIEKKVGKLPGVESVSVNLATFKGLVTYDSDKIKLSEILEVIEKLGFKGKKSEDISVDKRDEEMQKHLKHEFWRFKISIFFSAIVFYISMGTMVGLPVPGIISPSENPLNFALIQLILAIPVVVVNKKFYTVGIKNLLSRSPNMDSLIAIGTGSAIAYSLYGTYEIAIGNTHYVHALYYESGVVILALIMLGKYLEGVSKGKTSEAIKKLMSLKSKKATLVRGDTFVSVDIEEVEIGEKVLVKPGESIPVDGEVVDGFSSVDESMLTGESIPVEKKIGDKVFGASINKNGSLIIKATAVGKDSVLSKIISLVEKAQGSKAPIAKIADKVSGIFVPAVMTIATVAGIVWYYLGSNGIVSINQTPSIFALTIFVSVMVIACPCSLGLATPTAIMVGTGRGAELGVLIKSGEALEKAHKVDTIVFDKTGTLTLGKPEVTNIKILGNFSEKEILFFAASLEQYSEHPLGEAVVREAEKKNIKLSNILNFKSVTGMGIYGKIEDKEILIGNIKLMNEHNVEITDTTISGNFAKEGKTPMYLTVDSKLEAIIAIADTLKPEAIDVIKKLKERKYSLAMITGDNRVTAQAIGKNLGIDIILAEVTPEDKYLKVKELQDKGCNVAMVGDGINDSPALVQANIGIAIGGGTDIAMESADIVLMKKNLNDVITTMELSHAVIKNIKENLFWAFIYNSIGIPLAAGIFYPWTGHLLNPMIAGFAMAMSSVSVVTNALRLKRFKK; translated from the coding sequence ATGAAAAAAGAATTCCAACTTGGTGGCGTAAGCTGCCAAGTTTGTGTTAATAAGATTGAAAAAAAATTGGCAAAAAAACCTGGAGTAGCAAGTGCAGTTGTAAATTTCTCAAATGAACACTTAAATATTGACTATGATGAAAATCAGATAAGTGATAAGGAGATAATTGAAACTGTAGAGAAACTTGGATATGATATTTCTGAAATAAAAGACCTTAAAGAGGTAGAACTCGATATTGAAGGAATAAGCTGTCAAACCTGTGTAAATAGAATTGAAAAAAAGGTTGGTAAACTTCCAGGTGTTGAATCAGTAAGTGTAAACTTAGCTACTTTTAAAGGTTTAGTTACATATGATTCAGATAAGATAAAACTTTCTGAAATACTTGAAGTGATTGAAAAACTTGGATTTAAAGGAAAAAAATCTGAGGATATCTCTGTTGATAAAAGAGATGAAGAGATGCAAAAGCATCTAAAACATGAGTTCTGGAGATTTAAAATCTCAATATTTTTCTCAGCAATAGTTTTCTATATATCAATGGGAACTATGGTGGGACTACCTGTTCCTGGTATCATCTCCCCTTCAGAAAATCCTCTTAACTTTGCTCTAATCCAGCTTATCTTAGCTATTCCAGTTGTTGTAGTAAATAAAAAATTCTATACAGTTGGTATTAAAAATCTTCTATCCAGAAGTCCTAATATGGATTCCTTAATAGCAATAGGTACAGGTTCAGCTATTGCCTACAGTCTATATGGTACATATGAGATAGCTATTGGGAATACACATTATGTACATGCCCTTTACTATGAATCTGGTGTAGTAATCCTTGCTCTTATTATGCTTGGAAAATATCTGGAAGGTGTAAGTAAAGGAAAAACTTCTGAAGCTATAAAAAAACTTATGAGTCTTAAGAGTAAAAAAGCTACTCTTGTGAGAGGAGACACATTTGTATCAGTAGATATAGAAGAGGTAGAAATTGGAGAAAAGGTTTTGGTAAAACCTGGAGAGAGTATACCTGTAGATGGTGAAGTTGTAGATGGATTTAGTAGCGTAGATGAATCTATGCTTACTGGAGAAAGTATACCTGTTGAGAAAAAGATAGGTGACAAGGTATTTGGAGCCAGCATCAATAAAAATGGAAGCCTTATAATCAAAGCTACTGCTGTTGGAAAAGACAGTGTACTTTCAAAGATAATATCCCTTGTAGAAAAAGCTCAGGGAAGTAAGGCTCCTATTGCAAAAATTGCTGACAAGGTATCTGGTATATTTGTTCCTGCTGTAATGACTATTGCAACAGTTGCAGGTATTGTGTGGTACTATTTAGGAAGTAATGGAATTGTAAGTATAAATCAGACTCCTTCTATATTTGCCCTTACAATATTTGTATCAGTTATGGTAATTGCCTGCCCTTGCTCACTAGGACTTGCTACTCCTACTGCTATAATGGTAGGAACTGGTCGTGGTGCAGAGTTAGGTGTACTTATAAAGTCAGGTGAGGCCTTGGAAAAAGCTCACAAAGTTGATACAATAGTTTTTGATAAAACTGGAACTTTGACTTTGGGAAAACCTGAAGTAACTAATATAAAAATTTTGGGAAATTTTAGTGAAAAAGAAATTTTATTTTTTGCTGCATCTTTAGAACAATACTCTGAGCACCCGCTAGGAGAGGCAGTTGTAAGAGAAGCAGAGAAAAAAAATATTAAATTATCTAATATTTTAAATTTTAAATCCGTTACAGGAATGGGAATTTATGGTAAAATAGAAGACAAGGAGATTCTAATTGGTAATATCAAACTTATGAATGAACATAATGTTGAAATTACTGATACAACTATCTCTGGCAATTTTGCAAAAGAAGGAAAAACTCCAATGTACCTGACTGTAGATTCAAAGCTTGAAGCTATAATAGCTATTGCTGATACTTTAAAACCTGAAGCAATTGATGTTATTAAAAAGCTTAAAGAAAGAAAATACAGCCTTGCTATGATAACTGGAGATAATAGAGTAACTGCCCAAGCAATTGGAAAAAATTTGGGAATCGACATAATACTTGCAGAAGTTACTCCAGAAGATAAATACTTAAAAGTCAAAGAGTTACAGGATAAAGGGTGCAACGTAGCAATGGTAGGTGACGGAATAAATGACTCACCTGCACTGGTCCAGGCTAATATTGGTATAGCTATCGGCGGCGGAACAGATATTGCTATGGAAAGTGCTGATATTGTCCTTATGAAAAAAAATCTCAACGATGTTATCACAACCATGGAACTTAGCCATGCTGTTATAAAAAATATAAAAGAAAACCTTTTCTGGGCTTTTATATATAATAGTATAGGTATTCCATTAGCAGCAGGAATTTTTTACCCTTGGACAGGACACCTGTTAAATCCAATGATTGCAGGGTTTGCAATGGCAATGAGTTCTGTTTCAGTGGTTACAAATGCACTTAGACTTAAAAGATTTAAAAAATAA
- a CDS encoding response regulator transcription factor, giving the protein MKKILVIDDEWKIRKLIKGYLVREGYDVSEAGDGQEGIDMFFQDMYDLVILDIMMPKIDGWSVCRKIRSESDVPIIMLTARADESDQLFGFELQTDEYMVKPFNPKLLVAKVKVLLRRDGKSPSNVPIKYNDIVIDTLKREVRLNDVVVELTPKEYDLLYFFLENKGVALSREKILNSVWGWDYFGDSRTVDTHIKRLRRKIGDEYISTVRGFGYKFGE; this is encoded by the coding sequence ATGAAAAAAATATTAGTTATTGATGATGAGTGGAAAATCAGAAAGCTTATAAAAGGCTATCTTGTGAGAGAGGGATATGACGTTTCTGAAGCTGGAGACGGACAAGAGGGAATAGATATGTTCTTCCAGGACATGTATGACCTTGTAATACTGGACATTATGATGCCTAAAATAGATGGATGGAGCGTATGTAGAAAGATCAGATCAGAATCTGATGTCCCTATAATAATGCTTACAGCAAGAGCAGATGAAAGTGACCAACTATTCGGTTTTGAATTACAAACTGACGAGTATATGGTAAAACCTTTCAATCCAAAATTACTAGTAGCAAAAGTTAAAGTATTACTTAGAAGAGATGGAAAATCTCCAAGTAATGTACCGATAAAATATAACGACATTGTAATAGATACTTTAAAAAGAGAAGTTAGATTAAATGATGTAGTAGTTGAACTTACACCTAAAGAATACGACCTTTTATACTTCTTCTTAGAGAATAAAGGGGTAGCTCTATCTAGAGAAAAAATACTTAACTCAGTATGGGGATGGGACTACTTTGGAGATTCAAGAACTGTTGACACTCATATAAAAAGACTAAGAAGAAAAATTGGTGATGAATACATCTCAACTGTAAGAGGTTTTGGGTATAAATTTGGTGAGTAA